In a genomic window of Oscillatoria sp. FACHB-1406:
- the thyX gene encoding FAD-dependent thymidylate synthase has product MDKFKIETIAATPNPQQVIWAAMHQDYSEDFVWDRRDKFPDESRAGELIVKHLLAGDRGHYGCLEHPQITLNVGYFPHSMMQQLRTHRVGVSFDVQSFRYTGQRIIDVATGKRKIEDVFYLRPTGKYTDRQGKHYQYTEAQRSQDLDCCLQACQHYQKRLEEGLAEEHARGLIPFDARQHFVLSCNARSLMHLLDLRWKKDAQLEAQKFCELLYLRFEEWCPAIAQWYKENRAKKAKLSP; this is encoded by the coding sequence ATGGATAAATTTAAGATTGAAACAATTGCCGCAACCCCCAATCCCCAACAAGTGATTTGGGCAGCGATGCACCAAGATTATTCCGAAGATTTCGTGTGGGATCGTCGCGATAAATTTCCCGATGAGAGTCGGGCGGGCGAACTGATTGTCAAGCATCTTTTAGCAGGCGATCGCGGACATTATGGTTGTTTGGAACATCCTCAAATTACCCTCAATGTTGGATATTTTCCCCATTCAATGATGCAACAGTTACGAACGCATCGGGTGGGTGTTTCGTTCGATGTACAATCTTTTCGATATACCGGACAGCGCATTATTGATGTAGCCACCGGAAAACGCAAAATTGAAGATGTTTTTTATCTGCGTCCGACGGGAAAATATACCGATCGCCAGGGCAAACATTACCAGTACACCGAAGCCCAGCGATCGCAAGATTTAGACTGCTGCTTGCAAGCGTGCCAGCACTACCAAAAACGCCTCGAAGAAGGACTCGCCGAGGAACACGCACGGGGCTTAATCCCCTTCGACGCGCGCCAGCATTTCGTTCTCAGTTGCAACGCGCGATCGCTGATGCACCTCTTGGATTTACGCTGGAAGAAAGACGCGCAACTCGAAGCACAAAAGTTTTGCGAGTTGCTGTACCTGCGTTTCGAGGAATGGTGTCCCGCGATCGCGCAGTGGTATAAGGAGAATCGAGCCAAGAA